From the Harpia harpyja isolate bHarHar1 chromosome 16, bHarHar1 primary haplotype, whole genome shotgun sequence genome, one window contains:
- the AIP gene encoding AH receptor-interacting protein isoform X2 produces MAQQVEQLRADGVYKEVLREGTGPLPDFRDGTKATFHYRTLRCGDEEAPLDDSRARGKPMELIAGKKFKLPVWEAALRTMRPGERARFRCDAKHVVLYPLVSKSLRNIAAGKDPLEGQRHCCSIAQLHEHYSLGYPDLDELQKNPQPLIFDIEVLKVEAPGSYQQDPWAMTDEEKLQAVPLIHKEGNELYRQGKVQEAAAKYYDAIACLKNLQMKEQPGSPDWIELDQKITPLLLNYCQCKLQCEEYYEVLDHCSSILNKQRQGLLQAGEGPRGGVERGGGAG; encoded by the exons ATGGCGCAGCAGGTCGAGCAGCTGCGGGCGGACGGCGTGTACAAGGAGGTGCTGCGGGAGGGCACCGGGCCGCTGCCCGACTTCCGCGACGGCACCAAG GCCACTTTCCACTACCGGACGCTGCGGTGCGGGGATGAGGAGGCGCCGCTGGATGACAGCCGGGCGCGGGGAAAGCCCATGGAGCTGATCGCCGGCAAGAAGTTCAAGTTGCCGGTGTGGGAAGCGGCGCTGCGGACCATGAGGCCGGGGGAGCGCGCCCGCTTCCGCTGCGACGCCAAg CACGTGGTGCTCTACCCACTGGTGTCCAAGAGCCTGCGCAACATCGCGGCGGGGAAGGACCCACTGGAGGGGCAGCGGCACTGCTGCAGCATCGCCCAGCTGCACGAGCACTACTCCCTGGGCTACCCCGACCTCGATGAGCTCCAGAAGAACCCCCAGCCCCTCATCTTCGACATCGAGGTGCTCAAG GTGGAGGCACCCGGCTCCTACCAGCAGGACCCGTGGGCCATGACGGATGAGGAGAAGCTGCAGGCCGTACCCCTGATTCACAAGGAGGGCAACGAGCTGTACCGGCAGGGCAAGgtgcaggaggcagctgccaaATACTATGATGCCATTGCCTGTCTCAAGAACCTGCAGATGAAG GAGCAGCCTGGCTCTCCGGACTGGATCGAGCTCGACCAGAAGATCACACCCCTGCTGTTAAATTACTGCCAATGCAAGCTGCAGTGCGAGGAGTACTACGAGGTGCTGGATCACTGCTCCTCCATTCTCAACAA
- the LOC128153134 gene encoding scavenger receptor cysteine-rich type 1 protein M130-like — translation MVPVGVLGLLLCVQLCGGTGELRLVDGGGRCAGRVEVKHNGEWGSVCNYDFDWGAVWATVVCRQLGCGLVAKASVYTPFGQGTGRIWLQPFFCGGDEKTLQDCPHFGWGRHFCGHDRDVGVTCTDAVELRLAAGGGPCAGRVEVKLQGRWGSVGDDNWDMEDAEVVCQQLGCGSATGAYIASRRFGKGDGPISLAVIDCRGDEAALWNCEVRGWGPYAGVHDFDAAVVCQGFARLVGGDSSCAGRLEVRRGRAWTSVCEDHVDIKAARVVCRELGCGAVLAIPGSGRFEAGKGPLWDEGFNCTGTEPLLAACARRPARGRGCTGHASIICSSYTGFRLVGNNSSCAGRVEAEAGGTWGSLCATGWDLPDAHVLCHHLGCGPAAAVPPGGFFGGGDGPLRRDTFNCAGSERHPGECPVVVLGEPACPPGHAAAVSCSGIAEPLRLVEGESRCDGRLEVAASPGVWARVPTGLWDARGAGVVCRQLGCGVPEKVYGVPGSGTAGLQGLRCAGTEENLAQCNVSGTAATPTGSPEEVAVVCSGSRRVRLADGPSRCAGRVEVYVNGTWGSVCRETWGMPDAAVVCRQLGCGTALAATGSARFGPGTGPLWPGTGGCAGTEASLWDCPASARHGCRRDGGAAAAVCSEQLSLRLAGGSGRCSGHLEVFYNGTWGRVCANGTGPATATAACRQLGCGDGGKLVVNRIEDAVPAWLAWVGCEEGARSLWHCPSAPWHLQPCSSGRDAYVACDKDSGGTSGTPTPSPGIVPTGSTPAAAARTDVPVPTILCVVLGLLLCLALGALAVQAYRGWVRRRGRGRATDTVSDAIYEELDYPLTPEYQEVPSRSGSLLEGSGTKLPYYTGDSVEEGDLKAAPDTPALPKHGPPDGYDDAVAATEESPAPDTGDISEGVAQGSWSCDQPTGGSYPPPSPPGATGDPLTQPPGSTDYDDAGVSTLGTSL, via the exons ATGGTGCCCGtcggggtgctggggctgctcctgtGTGTGCAGCTCTGCGGGG GCACCGGGGAGCTGCGGCTGGTGGACGGCGGCGGGCGCTGCGCCGGTCGGGTGGAGGTGAAGCACAACGGCGAGTGGGGCTCCGTCTGCAACTACGACTTCGACTGGGGTGCCGTTTGGGCCACcgtggtgtgccggcagctgggctgtggcctGGTGGCCAAGGCGTCCGTCTACACCCCGTTCGGGCAGGGCACCGGCCGGATCTGGCTCCAGCCCTTCTTCTGTGGGGGTGACGAGAAGACGTTGCAGGACTGTCCCCACTTCGGCTGGGGACGGCACTTCTGCGGCCACGATCGGGACGTGGGGGTGACCTGCACAG ACGCGGTGGAGCTGAGGCTGGCGGCCGGCGGGGGTCCCTGCGCCGGGAGGGTGGAGGTGAAGCTGCAGGGCCGCTGGGGCTCGGTGGGGGATGACAACTGGGACATGGAGGACGCCGAGGTGgtgtgccagcagctgggctgcggcTCGGCCACCGGCGCCTACATCGCCAGCAGACGCTTCGGCAAAGGGGACGGCCCCATCAGCCTGGCTGTGATCGACTGCCGTGGGGACGAGGCCGCCCTCTGGAACTGCGAGGTCCGTGGCTGGGGACCCTACGCGGGCGTTCACGACTTCGACGCCGCCGTCGTCTGCCAAG GGTTTGCCCGGCTGGTCGGCGGTGACAGCTCCTGCGCTGGGCGGCTGGAGGTGCGACGGGGACGAGCCTGGACCAGCGTCTGCGAGGACCACGTGGACATCAAGGCCGCCCGGGTGGTCTGCCGGGAGCTGGGCTGCGGCGCGGTGCTGGCCATCCCCGGCTCCGGACGGTTTGAGGCGGGAAAGGGGCCGCTCTGGGACGAGGGGTTTAATTGCACCGGCACCGAGCCCCTCCTCGCCGCCTGTGCCCGTCGGCCAGCCCGCGGCCGGGGCTGCACCGGCCATGCCAGCATCATCTGCTCCT CCTACACAGGTTTCCGGCTGGTGGGCAACAACTCGAGCTGCGCCGGGCGGGTGGAGGCAGAGGcgggggggacatgggggtcccTCTGCGCCACCGGCTGGGACCTGCCCGACGCCCACGTCctctgccaccacctcggctgcggtcccgccgccgccgtgcccccGGGAGGCTTCTTCGGCGGGGGGGACGGGCCGCTGCGGCGGGACACCTTCAACTGCGCCGGGAGCGAGCGGCACCCGGGCGAGTGCCCcgtggtggtgctgggggagcccGCCTGCCCCCCCGGCCACGCTGCCGCCGTCAGCTGCTCAG GCATTGCCGAGCCCCTGCGGCTGGTGGAGGGCGAGAGCCGGTGCGACGGGCGGCTGGAGGTCGCGGCAAGCCCCGGGGTCTGGGCCCGCGTGCCGACGGGGCTGTGGGACGCCCGGGGTGCCGgcgtggtgtgccggcagctgggctgtggcgtGCCAGAGAAGGTCTACGGCGTGCCAGGCTCGGGCAccgcagggctgcaggggctgcggTGCGCTGGCACCGAGGAGAACCTGGCCCAGTGCAACGTCTCGGGGACGGCCGCCACGCCGACCGGCAGCCCTGAGGAGGTGGCTGTCGTCTGCTCGG GCAGCCGGCGGGTGAGGTTGGCGGATGGCCCCAGTCGCTGTGCCGGGCGAGTGGAGGTCTACGTCAATGGCACCTGGGGCAGCGTCTGCCGGGAAACCTGGGGCATGCCGGATGCCGCCGTCGTCTGCCGCCAGCTGGGCTGCGGAACGGCGCTGGCGGCAACCGGCTCGGCTCGCTTCGGTCCCGGCACTGGACCGCTGTGGCCAGGTACCGGTGGCTGCGCCGGGACCGAGGCGTCTCTCTGGGACTGCCCGGCTTCGGCACGGCACGGCTGCCGGCGCGATGGCGGGGCGGCTGCCGCCGTCTGCTCAG agcagctctccctgcggctggcgggcggcagcggccgcTGCAGCGGGCACCTGGAGGTGTTCTACAACGGCACCTGGGGCCGCGTGTGCGCCAACGGCACCGGCCCCGCCACGGCCACCGCCGCCtgccggcagctgggctgcggggacggGGGGAAGCTGGTGGTCAACCGCATCGAGGATGCGGTCCCTGCCTGGTTGGCTTGGGTGGGCTGCGAGGAGGGGGCACGTTCGCTCTGGCACTGCCCCTCGGCACCCTGgcacctgcagccctgcagctccGGCAGGGACGCCTACGTCGCTTGCGATAAGGACAGTGGCGGCACGAGCGGGACGCCCACCCCGTCCCCGGGGA TCGTCCCCACCGGCAGcacgccggcggcggcggcgaggacCGACGTGCCGGTGCCGACGATCCTGTGCGTGGTCCTGGGgttgctgctgtgcctggccCTGGGCGCCCTGGCCGTGCAGGCGTACCGCGGCTGGGTTCGGCGCAGAG GTCGCGGCAGAGCCACGGACACCGTCTCCGACGCCATCTACGAGGAGCTAGACTATCCCCTGACGCCGGAGTACCAGGAGGTGCCCAGTCGCTCAG GCTCCCTGTTGGAGGGGTCGGGGACGAAGCTGCCGTATTACACCGGGGACAGCGTGGAGGAGGGTGACCTCAAGGCGGCCCCAG ACACCCCTGCCCTGCCCAAGCACGGCCCCCCGGATGGCTACGACGATGCCGTGGCCGCGACGGAAGAGTCCCCTGCTCCCGACACTGGGGATATCTCCGAGGGGGTGGCACaggggagctggagctgtgacCAACCCACAG GTGGGAGTTACCCCCCGCCAAGTCCCCCAGGAGCCACAGGGGACCCCCTGACACAGCCCCCGGGGAGCACAGACTATGACGATGCTGGCGTCAGCACGCTGGGGACATCGCTGTGA